In Deinococcus ruber, one DNA window encodes the following:
- a CDS encoding LAGLIDADG family homing endonuclease, translating to MTTLPTSALQNFDENAQHIAKRQYFQPGDGDLSGLFRRVADWVAAAEAPEARLAWAQRYYDLMAGKKFCPGGRVMAGAGTQHGNVLNCFVQGATEHDPSSFEGVMEVAKKLALVTKVGGGNGVNLDVYQPRAESSRSDAGVRGWVYMSAAHPDIEDFTLGMMRPPTQPDGDKQPVMVRNWTRVIYGQAVSPELVVLARQNGVQIVRSLPQGVERVQDDMGGIIDAARQVAEHAKLGLEPRIDLSGMRPEGAPIKGSGGTSSGPVSFLLEIFDNFLEWANRGAEHSGPINTLRFVYSPVLRVVRQGGTRRGAGMATISVSHPDVLDFLTAKDLDREAAEGDISTFNISILVTSAFWDSLQAGGLWPIQAQDVPGKYYLAQQSGDYAGQWPELPERSEDGARGVPTYLQAGQPAIPAAWLWREIARHAWSTGEPGLIFVDRINEFSALKDLGERYQIRSTNPCVTGDTWVSTAMGARRVSHLIGKDFCGVVNGQTYDARGGFWLTGVKPVLKLRTRRGYELRLTANHKLMKVTRQTRDVQQTEWTETGTLKAGERILLNDHREVKGWAGHGNHTEGWLLGSLIGDGTFLTDKARPMAALEFWGAERGELADLAETQLRALGAVKKLWRSSDESRNRIRLSSEALAELAAKYGVVYGRKTLTDETEQGGYEFYRGVLQGLFDADGSVQGSQSKGVSVRLAQSDRLLLQRAQRMLSRLGILSTVYPDRRPAAVRALPDGKGGLSDCDVKAQHELVISGSNLQVFADVVGFRNVRKAELLAERLNTYARTLNRERFSDEIVSIEPDGEEAVYDVTVETIHAFDANCILAHNCGEIPLTVGEPCDLGAINLAAYVEQSAFDFQSFRADVRTCIRFLDDVLDVNVFALEDNRSASHDLRRLGLGVMGLADALIKMGLRYDSQAGRDAIFEIMGVLRQEAIAESERLGKERGVYPVYERHAAQMPHAPRRNVAVLTVAPTGTTSMLMGVSSGIEPVFSPFIWRKIGSEYRALLAPLFVELLESYPPAANMDDGKGAWNWDKVTQAVSENHGSVVGLSFIPAALQQVFVCAHDIAPLDHVRMQGVVQQAFDADGYAANSLSKTINLPNSATVQEIEDAYSEAYRTGCKGITVYRDGSRQFQVLSTSKKKADEVEPAAEAAAEVMGEAAAPEPVSAPAPAPAPRPAAQPQPGQPLYQRPGRLHGVTDMVKLTDPTSGQRRSFLVTVNCLDAKPVEVMVISGRAGDEANADSEALGRVVSIALQHGVPASAIIKTLRGLSGGLYGSYNGRLVGSKADLIAVALETFAHDSEAQKLPVMAGGSDTFEATPAEAQAHGVSVDNMAGEKCPVCEERAIIREEGCLKCRACGYSKCG from the coding sequence ATGACCACCCTGCCCACGTCTGCACTTCAGAACTTTGACGAGAACGCTCAGCACATCGCCAAGCGCCAGTACTTTCAGCCGGGAGACGGCGACCTGAGCGGGCTGTTCCGGCGGGTGGCCGACTGGGTGGCTGCTGCCGAAGCCCCCGAGGCGCGGCTCGCGTGGGCGCAGCGCTACTACGACCTGATGGCGGGCAAGAAATTCTGCCCCGGTGGGCGCGTGATGGCGGGAGCGGGCACGCAGCACGGCAACGTTCTCAACTGCTTCGTGCAGGGGGCCACCGAGCACGACCCCAGCAGCTTTGAGGGCGTGATGGAGGTGGCGAAGAAGCTGGCCCTGGTGACGAAGGTGGGCGGCGGCAACGGCGTGAATCTGGATGTGTACCAGCCGCGTGCCGAAAGCAGCCGCTCGGATGCGGGCGTGCGCGGCTGGGTGTACATGAGTGCCGCCCACCCGGACATCGAGGATTTCACGCTGGGCATGATGCGCCCGCCAACCCAGCCCGACGGCGACAAACAGCCGGTGATGGTGCGGAACTGGACGCGGGTGATTTACGGACAGGCCGTCTCGCCGGAACTGGTGGTGCTGGCGCGGCAGAACGGCGTGCAGATCGTTCGCAGTCTGCCGCAGGGTGTCGAGCGCGTGCAGGACGATATGGGCGGCATCATCGACGCGGCGCGGCAGGTGGCCGAGCACGCCAAACTGGGGCTGGAACCGCGCATCGATCTGAGTGGCATGCGGCCCGAGGGCGCACCGATCAAGGGGTCGGGCGGCACCAGCAGCGGCCCGGTCAGCTTCCTGCTGGAAATCTTCGACAACTTTCTGGAGTGGGCCAACCGGGGCGCAGAGCACAGCGGCCCCATCAATACGCTGCGCTTCGTGTACTCGCCCGTGCTGCGGGTGGTAAGACAGGGTGGAACTCGGCGTGGCGCTGGGATGGCGACCATCAGCGTGTCTCACCCGGATGTGCTGGATTTCCTGACCGCCAAAGACCTCGACCGGGAAGCGGCAGAGGGCGACATCTCGACCTTCAATATCAGCATTCTGGTCACGAGCGCGTTCTGGGACAGCCTTCAGGCGGGCGGGCTGTGGCCGATTCAGGCGCAGGACGTGCCGGGCAAGTACTATCTGGCCCAGCAGAGCGGTGACTACGCGGGGCAGTGGCCCGAACTGCCAGAGCGCAGCGAGGATGGAGCGCGGGGCGTACCGACGTATCTTCAGGCCGGGCAGCCCGCCATTCCCGCCGCGTGGCTGTGGCGCGAGATCGCCCGGCACGCCTGGAGCACCGGCGAACCGGGTCTGATTTTCGTAGACCGTATCAATGAATTCAGCGCCCTCAAGGATCTGGGTGAGCGCTATCAGATCAGGAGTACGAATCCGTGTGTGACGGGCGATACCTGGGTGAGCACCGCGATGGGGGCACGCCGGGTATCGCATCTGATCGGCAAGGATTTCTGTGGGGTGGTGAACGGACAGACCTATGATGCGCGGGGCGGATTCTGGCTGACCGGCGTCAAACCGGTGCTGAAACTTCGCACCCGGCGTGGGTACGAGCTGCGACTGACGGCCAACCACAAGCTGATGAAAGTGACTCGCCAGACCCGCGACGTACAGCAGACCGAGTGGACTGAAACCGGAACCCTGAAGGCGGGCGAGCGCATTCTGCTAAACGACCACCGAGAGGTGAAGGGGTGGGCTGGACACGGCAACCATACCGAGGGCTGGTTGCTGGGCAGTCTGATTGGAGACGGAACCTTTCTCACCGACAAGGCCCGCCCGATGGCCGCTCTGGAATTCTGGGGCGCGGAACGTGGCGAGCTGGCTGATCTGGCCGAAACGCAACTGCGGGCGCTGGGCGCTGTCAAAAAGCTCTGGCGAAGCAGCGACGAGAGCAGGAACCGCATTCGGTTGAGCAGTGAAGCGCTGGCCGAACTCGCCGCGAAGTATGGCGTGGTGTACGGACGCAAGACCCTGACCGACGAGACCGAGCAGGGAGGCTACGAGTTTTACCGGGGCGTTCTCCAGGGCCTTTTCGACGCTGACGGCAGCGTGCAGGGGAGTCAGTCCAAGGGTGTCAGCGTGCGACTGGCCCAGTCTGACCGTCTGCTGCTTCAGCGTGCTCAGCGGATGCTGTCGCGTCTGGGCATTCTGAGTACCGTCTATCCCGACCGTCGCCCCGCTGCTGTTCGCGCTCTCCCCGACGGGAAAGGTGGGTTGAGCGACTGCGACGTGAAGGCGCAGCATGAACTGGTCATCAGTGGCAGCAACTTGCAGGTCTTTGCCGATGTGGTGGGTTTCAGGAACGTTCGTAAGGCGGAACTGCTGGCCGAGCGGCTGAACACCTATGCCCGCACGCTCAACCGGGAGCGCTTCAGCGATGAAATTGTGAGCATCGAGCCGGACGGGGAAGAAGCGGTCTACGACGTGACGGTCGAGACGATTCATGCCTTCGATGCCAATTGTATCTTGGCTCATAATTGCGGCGAGATTCCGCTGACGGTTGGTGAACCCTGCGATCTGGGGGCCATCAATCTGGCCGCGTATGTCGAGCAGAGTGCGTTCGATTTCCAGAGCTTCCGTGCCGATGTTCGCACGTGTATCCGCTTTCTGGATGACGTGCTGGACGTGAATGTGTTTGCGCTGGAAGACAACCGCAGCGCCAGCCACGACCTGCGCCGCCTGGGTTTGGGCGTGATGGGACTGGCCGACGCCCTTATCAAGATGGGGCTGCGCTACGACTCGCAGGCGGGCCGCGACGCGATCTTCGAGATCATGGGGGTGCTGCGCCAGGAGGCGATTGCCGAGAGCGAGCGACTCGGGAAAGAGCGCGGCGTGTACCCGGTGTACGAGCGCCACGCCGCCCAGATGCCGCACGCGCCCCGGCGAAACGTGGCGGTGCTGACCGTTGCCCCGACCGGAACCACCAGCATGCTGATGGGCGTGTCGAGCGGCATCGAGCCAGTGTTCAGCCCGTTTATCTGGCGCAAGATCGGCAGCGAGTACCGCGCCCTGCTGGCCCCGCTGTTCGTGGAACTGCTGGAGAGTTATCCGCCCGCTGCCAATATGGACGACGGCAAGGGGGCATGGAACTGGGACAAGGTGACGCAGGCTGTGAGCGAGAACCACGGCAGCGTGGTGGGTCTGAGCTTTATTCCCGCCGCCTTGCAGCAGGTGTTCGTGTGCGCCCACGACATCGCCCCGCTCGACCATGTCCGCATGCAGGGCGTGGTGCAGCAGGCCTTCGATGCCGACGGGTACGCCGCCAACAGCCTGAGCAAGACGATCAATCTGCCCAACAGCGCCACCGTGCAGGAAATCGAGGACGCTTACAGCGAGGCGTACCGTACCGGCTGCAAGGGGATTACCGTCTACCGCGACGGCAGCAGACAGTTTCAGGTGCTTTCGACCAGCAAGAAGAAGGCCGATGAGGTGGAACCTGCTGCCGAAGCCGCCGCCGAGGTCATGGGCGAGGCCGCCGCGCCGGAACCCGTCAGCGCTCCTGCCCCAGCGCCCGCCCCGCGCCCCGCTGCCCAGCCTCAGCCCGGCCAGCCGCTTTATCAGCGCCCCGGACGGCTGCACGGCGTGACCGACATGGTGAAACTGACCGACCCCACTTCGGGCCAGCGCCGCAGCTTCCTGGTCACGGTGAACTGCCTGGATGCCAAGCCCGTAGAAGTGATGGTGATTTCGGGGCGTGCCGGAGACGAGGCCAACGCCGACAGCGAGGCACTCGGGCGCGTGGTGAGCATCGCACTTCAGCACGGCGTTCCAGCGAGCGCGATCATCAAGACACTGCGCGGGCTGAGCGGCGGGCTGTACGGCAGCTACAACGGGCGACTGGTGGGCAGCAAGGCCGACCTGATCGCCGTGGCGCTGGAAACCTTCGCTCACGACAGCGAGGCGCAGAAGCTTCCCGTGATGGCGGGCG
- a CDS encoding EamA family transporter, protein MPLRAFLLALFVTFIWGVNFVVIKLSVDGAPPLLVAALRFTLAALPAVFFVRRPAVPLKLLVGYGLTVGVVQFGLLYVAVHLGLSAGLASLLMQMQAFLTALLSAWLLKERLLPNQIAGMGLAFVGMALIGASGSHQGGVLSFGLVLLAALGWAFSNLQVRQAGGADVIGLVVWSSLVSPLPLLLGSGLLSGWGPTLHALTHGSLGFWGGVAFMGYFNTVLGFGLWSRLIQQYGAARVAPLSLMVPVFGLLSSALYFHETFPALKVAAALLVFAGLLLHVFGGRWLGNQYEFRLNSSERTAKPDQRE, encoded by the coding sequence ATGCCTCTGCGTGCCTTCCTGCTGGCCCTCTTCGTCACCTTCATCTGGGGGGTGAATTTCGTGGTCATCAAGCTGAGCGTGGACGGTGCGCCCCCGCTGCTGGTGGCGGCGCTGCGCTTCACACTGGCGGCGCTGCCCGCTGTGTTCTTCGTCCGGCGACCCGCCGTGCCGCTGAAGCTGCTGGTCGGGTATGGCCTGACGGTGGGCGTGGTGCAGTTCGGGTTGCTGTATGTGGCGGTGCATCTTGGCCTGAGCGCCGGACTCGCCTCGCTCCTGATGCAGATGCAGGCGTTTCTGACCGCGCTGCTGAGTGCGTGGCTGCTGAAAGAACGGCTGCTGCCCAACCAGATCGCCGGAATGGGCCTGGCGTTCGTGGGCATGGCATTGATCGGCGCGAGCGGCTCGCACCAGGGCGGCGTCCTGAGCTTCGGGCTGGTGCTGCTGGCCGCGCTCGGCTGGGCCTTCAGCAATTTGCAGGTGCGGCAGGCGGGCGGGGCCGACGTGATCGGGTTGGTGGTGTGGTCGTCGCTGGTGTCGCCGCTGCCCCTGCTGCTGGGGTCGGGCCTGCTGTCGGGCTGGGGGCCGACGCTGCACGCCCTGACGCACGGCAGCCTCGGCTTCTGGGGCGGCGTGGCCTTCATGGGGTATTTCAATACGGTGCTGGGCTTCGGACTATGGAGCCGCCTGATTCAGCAGTACGGCGCAGCGCGGGTCGCGCCCCTGTCGCTGATGGTGCCGGTCTTCGGCCTGCTGTCCAGCGCCCTGTACTTCCACGAAACATTCCCGGCCCTGAAAGTCGCGGCGGCGCTGCTGGTGTTCGCCGGGCTGCTGCTGCACGTCTTCGGGGGGCGCTGGCTGGGCAATCAGTACGAATTCCGGTTGAACAGTTCTGAAAGAACTGCGAAACCCGATCAGAGGGAGTAA